Genomic window (Saccharomyces eubayanus strain FM1318 chromosome XVI, whole genome shotgun sequence):
GATGGTTcgaaatttcttgaattaGATTCTATCAAAGACATTAGAATTGGTGATATGGCGAGTACCTATCAAGAGGAGGTTGATCCGAAAAGATTAAGGCATGACAGTAAACTTTGGATCACTATTATTTACAAGATTTCAAATAAGTTAAAGGCGTTACACGTGGTTGCTTTAAATGAATCGGACTTCAATACTTTTCTAAGCTGCATTTGTGGTTTAGTAACAATAAGGAGAGAGCTAATGGAAAGCATACTTCTGCCCGATAATTCGCAATTCGCTAGGATACATTGGCAAATCACTGTCTCtgagaaggaagaagacgagGAAAGGGATACATTGAGCTTTGGAGACGTGAAAAAGCTGTGTGACaaatttcatatttatGTCTCTACAGGTCAGCTGTTACAGACTTTCCAAATGGCTGACATCAATCATAATGGACTGttaaattattttgaatttgagaaatttatcaagattctgaaaaatagaaaagagGTGAATATGCTCTGGCTTAAAGTCACAAAACATCCACACTCACATTTgtcatttgaagaattttacCGATTTTTAATCAATGAACAACAGGAACAGGTGAGTCGCGAAACTGCATGGTCCTCCTTCACTAAATACAAAGAGCCAACTCAGTTGATAATGGGACAAGATGgttttaccaaatttttaaaagaacaGCCATATTTGgttgatgttgaagaagaattataTTCCAGGCCGTTGAATCATTATTTTATTGCATCTTCACATAATACTTATCTACTAGGGAAACAAATTGCAGAAACACCGTCTGTGGAGGGTTACATCCAAGTATTACAACAAGGTTGTAGGTGTGTAGAGATTGACATTTGGGATGGTGAGAATGGCCCGGTGGTGTGCCACGGATTTTTAACGTCGGCTATCCCTTTGAAGACCGTTATACATGTGATTAAGAAATATGCTTTTATTACGTCCCCGTATCCGCTAATTATCTCATTAGAAATCAATTGTAATAGGGACAATCAAAAATTAGCAGGCTTGATAATGAAAGAGATTTTGGCGGAGCAGCTTTACTTTTCCGCGACAGTAACTGATAAATTACCATCGCCTAAAGAATTAAAGCATAGgataattttgaaatccaAGAAGACAAGTCAACTGGCTGGAAGTGGTAATTTTGGTGAATTGTTTCCATCTTCTTTCAGTTCTTCTTACGAATCGTCTAATGAACAGGATAATAAAATGAAGGACGATTACACAAACAACAGCAGTAGcaataatagtaacaataCCAATTCTTCTAGTATGCAGCGGATTAAAAGAATCGGATTGAAAAAGCACGTTGACATaatta
Coding sequences:
- the PLC1 gene encoding phosphatidylinositol phospholipase C, whose product is MSESVIDVQGFNFKKGREHSSCRDQRKITQKDDVIISAGSSQCSLNSEHKSVSSGSSSTLRKSIRSIFKRAVDLPRVNMGPLTYSYSINDLVNKRLRKECDLITLCHILQRGIKMIRITRRKRKFYEFKLINNNGQIIWKDGSKFLELDSIKDIRIGDMASTYQEEVDPKRLRHDSKLWITIIYKISNKLKALHVVALNESDFNTFLSCICGLVTIRRELMESILLPDNSQFARIHWQITVSEKEEDEERDTLSFGDVKKLCDKFHIYVSTGQLLQTFQMADINHNGLLNYFEFEKFIKILKNRKEVNMLWLKVTKHPHSHLSFEEFYRFLINEQQEQVSRETAWSSFTKYKEPTQLIMGQDGFTKFLKEQPYLVDVEEELYSRPLNHYFIASSHNTYLLGKQIAETPSVEGYIQVLQQGCRCVEIDIWDGENGPVVCHGFLTSAIPLKTVIHVIKKYAFITSPYPLIISLEINCNRDNQKLAGLIMKEILAEQLYFSATVTDKLPSPKELKHRIILKSKKTSQLAGSGNFGELFPSSFSSSYESSNEQDNKMKDDYTNNSSSNNSNNTNSSSMQRIKRIGLKKHVDIINDILSISGIHGIKFRNFSLPESKTTAHCFSLNEHKVEYMLRDKNLKLSLDKHNRRYLIRVYPHVLRYKSTNFNPIPFWKMGVQMVATNWQTNDIGQQLNLAMFQILDRQPDGSFKSGYILKPKKLLPVVTKAKMIPLLYKHLANDNDPVTIKIKILSTQLLPRLQDTTARRNDTSSYVKIEFYTDEEPIVPISVDEGTKISATEASTKSCRGNGFNPIWDAQVSITLKDTELTFIKLMVISEEAPIASVCLKLSYLRMGYRHIPLFNMEGEQYIFCTLFIHTQIL